From Cricetulus griseus strain 17A/GY chromosome 1 unlocalized genomic scaffold, alternate assembly CriGri-PICRH-1.0 chr1_0, whole genome shotgun sequence, a single genomic window includes:
- the LOC103163628 gene encoding uncharacterized protein LOC103163628 — MPALQMVAPESLGLMSAQIQVVPPPSQPISLFLGFTKGQRFVPPGIDGGTHLMTSHWCALRLFQTTARNNVTKIVMKWTMSGSLIPMFNACQLSL; from the exons ATGCCAGCTCTTCAAATGGTGGCACCAGAATCTCTTGGTCTCATGTCTGCCCAAATACAGGTTGTGCCACCTCCAAGCCAACCTATCAGT CTGTTCTTGGGATTTACAAAAGGACAAAGGTTTGTGCCTCCTGGCATTGATGGTGGAACACATCTGATGACCAGTCACTGGTGTGCTTTAAG GTTGTTCCAGACTACTGCTAGAAATAATGTCACAAAAATAGTCATGAAATGGACTATGTCTGGCTCTTTGATCCCCATGTTCAATGCATGTCAACTGTCTCTTTAA